The DNA region CACAAAACTTTGGATTGGCCTGGCAGGTTCCCTGTAACACGCACTGGTCCTCTCCGATAAACAGATTTGCGGCGAGAAAGGCGTCGACCATGGTGGCAAAGGCGTCATGGTACTGGATCCAGGCTTGTTTCCAAGCCGCTCCCTGTGAACCGGAATGAAAGTAGTGCTGCTTTTGTGTAAATTTGTCGTTCCAGAGCGGTGTGGGCGGCGCGTTGGGGGCGCGATGCGCCATCCAAACAACCTTATCGCGCGGTAACAGCGAGTCAATTTTGTCCCGACGGATGAGCTGGCGATCGTTGTACTTGCCGTTGCGGAAACAACCAATGTCGGAGTAGAGAAAGAAATCCGACTGAAACCAGTTGTGTGTGATTGTTGTCCTCACCCACCATGTTTTGGACAACCATATCCAAAAGAGATGAAAGCTCTGGTGTCGAGCCTTTTCTCGATCAATGTCGAGCTGGTTTTGCCAAAATTCGGAATTGTGGCGATGCAAGTCTGCCAGCGGCAGGTTGTTGAGATTCATAGCAACAATGACTGTCTTGTCGGCAGCATGGACTCGTAACGATTGCATGACAGGTACTAGATCGGGTTGTACGTAGAGAACCATACAGTCGTGTAAACTGAGACTATTCTTCATCCAGCCCCTGTAGGATTCTGGTTTGAATTTTGATTTGACGTTGTAATAGGCCATAACGATCGTATTGGCGCAAGTGGGTAATGGCTGTGAGGGTAAATGAATGGTAGCGGTGGAAGGGAGCGGTCGGGATAAAAGGGATTTGGCAGAATATGCTGCGGAAGTATTTGATTGTGGCAATTGTTGTAGCATTTGTTGCGGCAAGAACTGCGAGACAGTCGCAATAGGATCTCGATCAAAGTAAAACGGCGACCAGACGACAAGAGTTGCGAGTGCCATCGCCAACAGCACAAGCCGAAACAGGCTACCGCGTCGTACTGCTGATGGAACGCGAGTGTTGTTGGATCGCTTGAGCCCCCCTGTCGGAGACACTCCCGACGAAGCGTCAGCGATTGACGGTTTTGATCCGCCCGTCACGCCATCGTGTTTGGCGGTGCGTTTCATCACGATGTCGATGGTAAAACAGCGAAACAGTTGCTTGCTTGTCTATTCACAGCCCAGGCCACCTCGGGGCACACCAGTCATTCTGCCGCTTTCGTTGTTCGTTCGCCATGGTCGTGAACCCGTTGTGTTCGTCGCTCCAAACGACGCCCTTGGCAAACGGCATTCGAGACGCAAACTCGGTTGGCGTCCGTTACAATTAGCTTACATTTAGTCGAAATGCTTCCTATGTATATATAAGCCCACTCTTCGGTCATCGATCGAATTGCCACGAGACAAATGACAATCTTCGTATGGAACGAGCGACATCGTTAATTGTAAACACAGTAAGGTGAAAAGTCTCGGCGCCGAAttttacagtcaatccatCTAGAGAATTCCGGGTTCTTCCCATAGCCCATTGGCCAGGCAGTAGATCTACCATGGGAATCCGATCCCATCCATCCGTGGAGCATAGGAAACACAAGTCTGTATTCATGCTCGTCTCCGCACTGGTTTCGTTGGTGTGACTCTCGTTCACAAACGAGAAGGAAAGAAACGATCATGGAAAATGGAAAAGGAGGTATAGAAGATACGTCGCACGAGGGAGATACAAACAAAGCGTCTTTGATTATTGGTCTTTCCACGCCACAATCGCAAGGTGAGTTTTGCGCAACGGTCGCCTTAAATCGTCCGTGGGAAGCTCAGGATTACCAACGAGTGCACGAGAACCGGCTTGACGGAACACTGTTGTACAATTTCTCACCGCCTTTTGTCATTCCAGCCGATGCTTGTCATCAACTCAAACTGGCACGACAAGACAGGTACGATTTCATCACAACAACTTTGCCCCAGTCGCCTACCAACGAGACACGGAGTGATTTACTTTATCTTGATGCTCAATGGTGGCGTACTTCGGTAGTGGGACAAGTCGTTTTGGAGGCCCCTTGGGACGTTCAGCTCGCGTGGGCTTGGCACGTAAATTTACCCGCCGTTATTTTACCCCCTCTGCCCACATCAACAACGAACGATACCACTACCGGGAACAAGGGAAACTCATCCCTCGATTCCTACGCGCGGCTCGTTTTGCAGCACGCCATGATTGCCAAATCACAAGGCACGTCTCAACTGTGGGTCCCCGTCACGCTGGAAGCAAACGCGATTCAAGATTGGTTGCGGTTGTATCAACTGTGTCATCACGCTACTAATGTTGGTGTATTGCTACAGTTTCCTCCCACCAATTCGCAGCCCGAGCCGACGGATTCGGTTGCCAAAACAGCCCAAATCCTCGCTTCGCAACTCCAACTACTACACTTGGCAATCTCGCAGCCGATCAAGGCACTGTGTGTCTCCACTGGTCATTTTCTAACGAATAAGCGAGGCTATCCGACACTGTCCAAGCTACATCAAACACTCTGGATGCACATACTGCAACGTATTGGTCGGACTCTTCGCGTATTGGTACAGGGACCGTCGTCTCACGCTTTGGCCGGACAACCTGCGGCACATCGGGGGGTCACATCTTGTTTGCCCTATCTTCAATATCTGCAGCATCTGCGCCAGCGGGATGCCGTTACGGCAATTTTGGATTCGCACGAAGCCACACTCGAACGTGATTACCTGGACCAGTTGCAACGACCGTTGCAGCCTCTCAAAGATCATTTGGAAAACGTTACTTACGAAACGTTCGAAAAAGATCCCGTCAAGTACGCTCGATACCAACAAGCCCTGAGTCTAGCGTACCAAGACCGTGCAAATACACCATTTTGTGTCGTTTTGGTAGTGGGCGCTGGCAGAGGACCTCTCGTGACCTGTGCTTTGGCGGCGTATGAGGAGTTGGACGTATCTCGTCGACCTCAAGCCCTGCGTGTCTTTGCAGTCGAAAAGAACCCCTCCGCTATGGTATACTTACAGGCCAAAGCGGCCCACGACCAAACGTGGAAACAATACGGCGTAAGCCTTGTTCATATTGATTTGCGTCAACTTGCAGTCGAATTGATTGGAGGGACTCCGGGGGATATTGTGGTGAGTGAATTGTTGGGTTCTTTTGGCTGCAACGAACTATCACCAGAATGCTTGGACGCTTTATTTACGACGACTGCAGTTCATGATCGTACTGTGAGTATTCCCACCCGTTACATCTCTCATTTGGCTCCCGTTTCGTCGGCGAAACTCCACTCTCAAGCGAGGGTGCAGGCCTTGTATccgaacgaagacgagaGTGGTGTGCTGGGTTTGCAGACTGCCATGGAAACGCCGTATGTGGTACGGACACACGCTGCGTCACAAACGCACCGCGAACAGGATTGTTGGGAATTTGTACATCCGTCTGTCAGTAGTGGGGACAAAAACCGTACAGCCATGGTGGAGTTCACGCCGGATGCTGTACAGGGATGCGGGACCGGTAGCGGAACGGGCGCTTTTGAGGAAGAAGTTGCGTTGCTTGCACAACAATGGAATGTTCCACAGGGTTACGTCTTGCACGGCCTTTTGGGAACGTTTACGGCCGATTTGTATTATAGTGCTCGGCTGGACAAGTTGGTTCAGATCTCGACAGCTCCTTCCAATTTTTCGGTGGGTATGTTTTCTTGGTTCCCGCTATACTTCCCGATTGCGAACCCGTTGTATGTACCAGCAAACGCGAATGTGACGGCTTACGTTCGGCGGCAATGGGATGTGGTTACGTCTCGTGTGTGGTACGAATGGTCTGTGACCGTCCACGATCAGAATGGAGATGTGCTTGGGATTTCGCCGCT from Phaeodactylum tricornutum CCAP 1055/1 chromosome 23, whole genome shotgun sequence includes:
- a CDS encoding predicted protein; its protein translation is MKRTAKHDGVTGGSKPSIADASSGVSPTGGLKRSNNTRVPSAVRRGSLFRLVLLAMALATLVVWSPFYFDRDPIATVSQFLPQQMLQQLPQSNTSAAYSAKSLLSRPLPSTATIHLPSQPLPTCANTIVMAYYNVKSKFKPESYRGWMKNSLSLHDCMVLYVQPDLVPVMQSLRVHAADKTVIVAMNLNNLPLADLHRHNSEFWQNQLDIDREKARHQSFHLFWIWLSKTWWVRTTITHNWFQSDFFLYSDIGCFRNGKYNDRQLIRRDKIDSLLPRDKVVWMAHRAPNAPPTPLWNDKFTQKQHYFHSGSQGAAWKQAWIQYHDAFATMVDAFLAANLFIGEDQCVLQGTCQANPKFCAYVPFDQVADNNYFGLRHVLHVGGDYNFWYMPPSKQEEAANWLPSR
- a CDS encoding predicted protein, whose protein sequence is SHEATLERDYLDQLQRPLQPLKDHLENVTYETFEKDPVKYARYQQALSLAYQDRANTPFCVVLVVGAGRGPLVTCALAAYEELDVSRRPQALRVFAVEKNPSAMVYLQAKAAHDQTWKQYGVSLVHIDLRQLAVELIGGTPGDIVVSELLGSFGCNELSPECLDALFTTTAVHDRTVSIPTRYISHLAPVSSAKLHSQARVQALYPNEDESGVLGLQTAMETPYVVRTHAASQTHREQDCWEFVHPSVSSGDKNRTAMVEFTPDAGYVLHGLLGTFTADLYYSARLDKLVQISTAPSNFSVGMFSWFPLYFPIANPLYVPANANVTAYVRRQWDVVTSRVWYEWSVTVHDQNGDVLGISPLHNINGRSYHVSM